Proteins from a single region of Amycolatopsis sp. CA-230715:
- a CDS encoding alpha-L-fucosidase codes for MRDEGRISRRTLLTAAGFAAGLTALPAAARATGRIPYLATGSSLTAHPVAPWFAAAKFGVFIHWGAYAVPAWGDARHSAEWYSYAMNVADPARGTGTREHHLLTYGRDADYDAFLPRFTARRYDPRDWVRLFQEAGARYFVLTAKHHDGFQLFGNAVSDRNSVVLGPRRDLVGELFSAAEHTGLKRCLYYSLGEFYNPALGTPPRNPYTGVEIPYTGYRPVADYVTGYEHAHLKTLIDRYDPDLLWADGQGYHEFGGGPIFRPRVWDWRSDEILAYFYNQAANRPRPKDVVANDRFEASHADYVTVEGDKAYVPRPAPWEACLTMGSSWGYSENEDPAKIKPSARLLALLVDIVSKNGNLLLNIGPRADGTIPGWMRRRLTDIGAWLRVNGRAVYGSVPWLRYGDGELRYTRTRDAFHVIAPSWPGRCLALPGDLPIGAGSRVRLLGGHGAPLPWARTSGGIVVDLPRLPGGVREEFPVVLAVTAR; via the coding sequence ATGCGGGACGAAGGCCGGATCAGTCGTCGCACTCTGCTCACCGCCGCGGGCTTCGCCGCCGGGCTCACCGCGCTACCCGCCGCTGCTCGTGCCACCGGCCGCATTCCTTACCTGGCAACGGGTTCCTCGCTGACCGCGCATCCCGTCGCGCCGTGGTTCGCGGCGGCCAAGTTCGGCGTCTTCATCCACTGGGGCGCCTACGCCGTGCCCGCGTGGGGCGACGCGAGGCACAGCGCCGAATGGTACTCGTACGCGATGAACGTCGCGGATCCCGCCAGGGGCACCGGCACGCGCGAACACCACCTCCTGACCTACGGCCGCGACGCGGACTACGACGCGTTCCTGCCGCGGTTCACCGCGCGCCGGTACGACCCGCGTGACTGGGTCCGGTTGTTCCAGGAGGCGGGCGCCCGCTACTTCGTCCTCACCGCGAAGCACCACGACGGGTTCCAGCTCTTCGGAAACGCGGTGTCGGACCGCAATTCGGTGGTGCTCGGCCCGCGCCGCGACCTCGTCGGGGAGCTCTTCTCCGCGGCCGAGCACACCGGCCTGAAGCGCTGCCTCTACTACTCCCTCGGCGAGTTCTACAACCCCGCGCTGGGCACTCCGCCGAGAAACCCTTACACCGGCGTGGAAATCCCGTACACGGGTTATCGCCCGGTCGCCGACTACGTGACCGGTTACGAGCACGCGCACCTGAAAACGCTCATCGACCGCTACGACCCGGACCTGCTCTGGGCGGACGGCCAGGGGTACCACGAGTTCGGCGGCGGCCCGATCTTCCGGCCGCGGGTGTGGGACTGGCGCAGCGACGAAATCCTCGCCTACTTCTACAACCAGGCGGCCAACCGCCCGCGCCCCAAGGACGTAGTGGCGAACGACCGGTTCGAAGCCTCGCACGCCGACTACGTGACGGTCGAGGGCGACAAGGCGTACGTGCCGCGCCCCGCGCCGTGGGAGGCGTGCCTGACCATGGGAAGTTCTTGGGGCTACAGCGAAAACGAGGATCCGGCGAAGATCAAGCCCTCGGCGCGCCTGCTCGCGCTCCTGGTCGACATCGTCAGCAAGAACGGCAACCTGCTGCTGAACATCGGCCCGCGCGCCGACGGCACGATCCCCGGCTGGATGCGCCGCCGCCTGACCGACATCGGCGCGTGGCTGCGGGTGAACGGCCGCGCCGTCTACGGATCCGTCCCGTGGCTGCGGTACGGCGACGGGGAACTGCGCTACACGCGGACGCGCGACGCGTTCCACGTCATCGCGCCGTCGTGGCCGGGACGCTGCCTCGCGCTCCCCGGCGACCTTCCGATCGGCGCGGGGTCCCGCGTGCGCCTGCTCGGCGGGCACGGTGCGCCGCTGCCGTGGGCGAGGACGTCCGGCGGGATCGTCGTCGACCTGCCGCGCCTGCCCGGTGGGGTGCGCGAGGAGTTCCCGGTCGTGCTCGCCGTCACGGCTCGCTGA
- a CDS encoding GrpB family protein — MPFPDELAPVEVVGYRQDWPLEFERVAGMLTAALGDLPVAIDHVGSTSVRGLAAKDCIDVQVRVRSIDEARADALFSAIGFRCRPEPWNRVEVSGGIQCAKLVFAPPAGARRCNVHLRESGGPNARFALLFRDYLRAEESVRGAWGAFKQRLAASAPDLADYGQIKARATEVLMAGAERWAADTGWTVP; from the coding sequence ATGCCGTTTCCCGATGAGCTGGCTCCGGTCGAGGTGGTCGGCTACCGCCAGGACTGGCCGCTGGAGTTCGAACGGGTGGCCGGGATGCTCACCGCCGCGCTCGGGGACCTCCCGGTCGCGATCGACCACGTCGGTTCGACGTCGGTGCGCGGCCTCGCCGCGAAGGACTGCATCGACGTGCAGGTCAGGGTGCGTTCGATCGACGAAGCGCGCGCGGACGCGCTGTTCTCCGCGATCGGCTTCCGGTGCCGTCCCGAGCCGTGGAACCGGGTCGAGGTGTCCGGCGGGATCCAGTGCGCCAAGCTCGTCTTCGCGCCACCCGCCGGAGCCCGCAGGTGCAACGTCCACCTCCGGGAGAGCGGCGGCCCGAACGCGCGCTTCGCGTTGCTGTTCCGCGATTACCTGCGCGCCGAGGAATCCGTGCGCGGGGCGTGGGGCGCGTTCAAGCAGCGGCTGGCCGCGAGCGCGCCGGACCTGGCGGACTACGGGCAGATCAAGGCCCGCGCCACCGAGGTGCTGATGGCCGGTGCCGAGCGCTGGGCGGCCGACACCGGGTGGACGGTGCCCTGA
- a CDS encoding cytochrome P450, with the protein MTTFEGFPVRRSCPHAPPSEYAELRARAPLAKIGSAAGRTTWLVTRQAEAREVLADPRISADSTAPGHPAARESAVRRVLIDMDGAEHGAFRRLLTPEFTLRAVRAKRTRLHSIVDTLLDGMLAEGGPRDLVRDFALPVPSLMICALLGVPYSDHEFFQSRTRIATDLDEPAASQGAALMELRASLVDLVEAKAADPGDDLISRLLAGPATRAEVASLATIVLIAGHETSASMIGLGVVTLLQRPDVLAALREGDLGWPAVVEELLRYHSIGEPVLTRVAAADLEIGGELIRAGDGVVVLGATADRDERAFDRGDEFDPYRATPRHLAFGHGAHRCVGADLARAELEIAYRALFERIPGLRLAVDAEALPFKYSSEIFGLHALPVTW; encoded by the coding sequence GTGACGACTTTCGAGGGTTTCCCGGTGCGGCGCAGCTGCCCGCACGCACCGCCGTCCGAATACGCCGAGCTGCGGGCACGGGCGCCGCTGGCCAAAATCGGGTCGGCGGCCGGCCGGACGACGTGGCTGGTGACCAGGCAGGCGGAAGCGCGCGAGGTGCTCGCCGACCCGAGGATCAGCGCCGACTCCACCGCGCCGGGGCATCCCGCGGCCAGGGAGTCCGCGGTGCGGCGGGTGCTGATCGACATGGACGGCGCCGAGCACGGCGCGTTCCGGCGCCTGCTCACCCCGGAGTTCACCCTCCGGGCGGTCAGGGCGAAGCGCACCCGGCTGCACTCCATTGTGGACACACTGCTCGACGGCATGCTCGCCGAGGGCGGACCGCGCGACCTGGTGCGCGACTTCGCGCTGCCGGTCCCGTCGCTGATGATCTGCGCCCTGCTCGGCGTGCCGTACTCCGATCACGAGTTCTTCCAGTCGCGGACCCGGATCGCGACCGATCTCGACGAACCGGCGGCGAGCCAGGGCGCGGCGCTGATGGAGCTGCGCGCTTCCCTCGTGGACCTCGTCGAAGCGAAGGCCGCGGATCCGGGCGACGACCTGATCAGCAGGCTGCTGGCCGGACCGGCGACCCGTGCCGAAGTGGCTTCCCTGGCCACGATCGTGCTCATCGCCGGGCACGAAACGAGCGCGAGCATGATCGGGCTCGGCGTGGTCACGCTGCTGCAGCGGCCGGACGTGCTGGCCGCGCTGCGCGAAGGCGACCTCGGCTGGCCCGCGGTGGTCGAGGAACTGCTGCGGTACCACTCGATCGGCGAACCGGTGCTGACCAGGGTCGCGGCGGCCGATCTGGAGATCGGCGGCGAACTGATCCGGGCGGGTGACGGCGTGGTCGTGCTCGGCGCCACCGCCGACCGCGACGAGCGGGCGTTCGACCGCGGAGACGAATTCGACCCGTACCGCGCCACCCCGCGGCACCTCGCCTTCGGGCACGGCGCGCACCGCTGCGTCGGCGCCGATCTGGCGCGCGCCGAGCTGGAGATCGCCTACCGCGCGTTGTTCGAGCGGATCCCCGGGCTCCGCCTCGCTGTCGACGCCGAAGCGTTGCCCTTCAAGTACTCATCGGAGATCTTCGGCCTGCACGCGCTGCCGGTGACGTGGTGA
- a CDS encoding VC0807 family protein produces the protein MTRLIRLGFDLGLAPLAYYGSLLAGVATRPALVVATVVAAAWLTGTMVVRREAEVLSAFMLGSYGLMLAIAYLAEDERVLLLRDPATSGLAGLVFLVGCAVGRPATWYLARRLHGEAATDDKRAHTVQTLVWGCGLLGESLVRVVLIFVLPPAVTAGLSTVVELAVLGVLLGWTIRYRALRSRERRPRPRFPRADRRSRAR, from the coding sequence GTGACCCGGCTGATCCGGCTCGGCTTCGACCTCGGGCTCGCCCCGCTGGCCTACTACGGCTCGCTGCTCGCCGGGGTGGCGACCCGCCCGGCACTGGTCGTGGCGACGGTGGTGGCCGCGGCCTGGCTGACGGGAACGATGGTGGTCCGGCGCGAAGCCGAAGTGCTGTCGGCGTTCATGCTCGGTTCGTACGGGCTGATGCTCGCGATCGCCTACCTCGCCGAGGACGAGCGCGTGCTCCTCCTGCGCGACCCGGCGACCAGCGGGCTCGCCGGGCTGGTGTTCCTGGTCGGCTGCGCGGTCGGCAGGCCCGCGACCTGGTACCTGGCGCGCAGGCTGCACGGCGAGGCCGCGACGGACGACAAGCGGGCCCACACGGTGCAGACGCTGGTGTGGGGCTGCGGCCTGCTCGGCGAGTCGCTGGTGCGGGTGGTGCTGATCTTCGTGCTGCCGCCGGCGGTGACGGCGGGGCTGTCCACGGTCGTCGAACTGGCCGTGCTCGGGGTGCTGCTCGGCTGGACGATCCGGTACCGCGCCCTCAGGAGTCGAGAACGGCGGCCACGGCCTCGATTTCCACGAGCTGATCGTCGTAGCCGAGCACGGTGA
- a CDS encoding RidA family protein, translating into MSRGITLIRSSTLSDVAEYAYAATAPADARLIFLAGSCPLNEDGSTAAIGDYAGQAAKAVENLRIALSEAGAELPDVISTRVLVASTRQADLVAAWEVVRDAFGDHDVPSTLLGVTVLGYDDQLVEIEAVAAVLDS; encoded by the coding sequence ATGTCCCGTGGCATCACGCTGATCCGCTCGTCCACCCTGTCCGACGTCGCCGAGTACGCCTACGCCGCCACGGCCCCCGCCGACGCGCGGCTGATCTTCCTCGCCGGGTCCTGCCCGTTGAACGAGGACGGATCCACCGCCGCGATCGGGGACTACGCCGGCCAGGCCGCGAAGGCCGTGGAGAACCTGCGGATCGCGTTGTCCGAGGCCGGTGCCGAACTGCCCGACGTGATCAGCACGAGGGTCCTCGTCGCGTCGACCCGCCAAGCAGACCTGGTGGCCGCCTGGGAAGTGGTCAGGGACGCCTTCGGCGACCACGACGTGCCGAGCACGCTGCTGGGCGTCACCGTGCTCGGCTACGACGATCAGCTCGTGGAAATCGAGGCCGTGGCCGCCGTTCTCGACTCCTGA
- a CDS encoding GNAT family N-acetyltransferase yields the protein MMTQPRRPVLTGLPGPVPANSPGWAGRKVRLREVLPVDHRTLTGFDRDAAREETPQVGGYRHWAAHRSGAGDSGDTRQFAIETLRGGRMLVGSLCVTEADHSADVFSYGVGIGARHRRCGYAGDAIIVLLSFMFAQRRYRKCEVSIYGGNLASLSLHGGLGFREEGRLRDTELALGGIKYVVRMGITAYEFAELHPNLTPDGPPERSRRGRHSRATRGRHWNSERVR from the coding sequence ATGATGACTCAGCCGCGCCGCCCAGTACTGACGGGTCTCCCCGGTCCGGTTCCGGCGAATTCGCCGGGCTGGGCTGGCCGGAAGGTCCGGTTGCGCGAGGTCCTGCCGGTCGACCACCGGACGCTGACCGGCTTCGACCGCGACGCGGCGCGCGAGGAAACGCCGCAGGTGGGCGGATATCGCCACTGGGCAGCGCACCGCTCGGGCGCCGGGGATTCGGGCGACACCCGTCAGTTCGCGATCGAGACGCTGCGCGGCGGCCGGATGCTGGTCGGGTCGTTGTGCGTCACCGAAGCGGACCATTCCGCCGACGTGTTCAGCTACGGCGTCGGGATCGGGGCGCGGCACCGGCGGTGCGGGTACGCGGGCGACGCCATCATCGTCCTGCTCTCGTTCATGTTCGCCCAGCGCCGCTACCGCAAGTGCGAGGTGAGCATCTACGGCGGGAACCTCGCGTCGCTGTCGCTGCACGGCGGGCTCGGCTTCCGGGAGGAAGGCCGCCTCCGCGACACCGAGCTGGCGCTCGGTGGCATCAAGTACGTGGTGAGGATGGGCATCACGGCCTACGAGTTCGCCGAACTCCACCCGAACCTCACCCCGGACGGCCCGCCGGAGCGATCGCGGCGCGGCAGGCATTCGCGCGCCACTCGCGGCCGCCACTGGAACTCCGAGCGCGTGCGATAA
- a CDS encoding ester cyclase — protein MIELAQALATAKSEQDLPAAMRLFHRDMVLETPAFGTEARGLAENEKALTRFFRSFPDYHVVLTGHAAGENTLVCWGTARLTMTGDRFGVLPRGRTAELPVFVQFSFRENLIAHERFFFDLAELCAQSGVSTDAVRRTLFGETGAAA, from the coding sequence ATGATCGAACTGGCACAGGCGCTCGCCACCGCGAAGAGCGAGCAGGACCTGCCCGCGGCCATGCGGCTCTTCCACCGCGACATGGTGCTGGAAACCCCCGCCTTCGGAACCGAGGCGCGGGGACTGGCCGAGAACGAGAAGGCATTGACCCGGTTCTTCCGCTCCTTTCCGGACTATCACGTCGTTTTGACCGGGCACGCGGCGGGCGAGAACACCTTGGTGTGCTGGGGAACCGCGCGGCTGACCATGACCGGCGACCGGTTCGGCGTGCTCCCCCGCGGCAGGACGGCCGAGCTGCCGGTATTCGTCCAGTTCTCGTTCCGCGAGAACCTGATCGCGCACGAACGGTTCTTCTTCGATCTGGCCGAACTGTGCGCCCAGTCGGGCGTCTCCACGGACGCGGTCCGCCGGACGCTCTTCGGGGAAACGGGCGCAGCCGCATGA
- a CDS encoding DUF3237 domain-containing protein, with protein MTADARVKAIGDLTTEHFFDLVVDLHPPLDLGGGPCGKRVLFGAAGGSFRGRDLRGEVLATGGDWALFRPDGTMGLDVRLTLRTHDGALVHMTYGGRWRTPPEVRAELADPRERHRVDPARYYFRTTPLFETGDERYAWLNDLVCVGSGYLVEGGVAYRVSRVT; from the coding sequence ATGACCGCGGACGCGCGGGTGAAGGCGATCGGCGACCTCACCACGGAACACTTCTTCGATCTCGTCGTGGATCTCCACCCGCCACTGGACCTCGGCGGCGGGCCGTGCGGCAAGCGTGTGCTCTTCGGCGCCGCGGGCGGTTCCTTCCGCGGCCGCGACCTGCGCGGCGAAGTGCTCGCGACCGGCGGCGACTGGGCACTGTTCCGCCCGGACGGCACGATGGGGCTCGATGTCCGGCTGACCTTGCGCACCCACGACGGCGCACTCGTGCACATGACCTACGGCGGCCGCTGGCGGACCCCGCCCGAAGTGCGAGCCGAACTCGCCGATCCCCGCGAACGGCACCGGGTCGACCCCGCCAGGTACTACTTCCGGACCACTCCGCTCTTCGAGACCGGGGACGAGCGCTACGCGTGGTTGAACGACCTCGTCTGCGTGGGATCGGGGTACCTGGTCGAGGGCGGGGTCGCCTACCGGGTCTCGCGCGTGACCTGA
- a CDS encoding fluoride efflux transporter FluC, with translation MSGENESGELVDPDIDLRVPAQRRELARSHGVVLLVIAIGGGLGAISRYGLAELLPAGPGEFPVATFLTNVAGCFLIGVLMVLITETFSAHYLVRPFLGVGFLGGFTTFSTYAVETRGLLTPGSIGVAFGYLAGTLLCAMFAVIGGVWLTRTVTSGREAVRHREGARS, from the coding sequence GTGAGCGGCGAGAACGAATCAGGTGAACTCGTCGACCCGGATATCGATCTGCGGGTCCCGGCGCAGCGGCGAGAACTGGCGCGATCGCACGGCGTCGTCCTGCTCGTGATCGCGATCGGCGGCGGGCTCGGCGCGATCTCCCGCTACGGTCTCGCCGAACTGCTCCCCGCAGGGCCAGGTGAATTCCCGGTGGCCACCTTCCTCACCAATGTCGCGGGCTGCTTCCTGATCGGCGTCCTGATGGTCCTGATCACCGAGACCTTCTCGGCGCACTACCTCGTGCGCCCGTTCCTCGGCGTCGGATTCCTCGGCGGTTTCACCACTTTTTCCACCTATGCCGTGGAAACCCGCGGGCTGCTGACGCCGGGCAGCATCGGCGTCGCCTTCGGCTACCTTGCGGGAACGCTGCTGTGCGCGATGTTCGCGGTCATCGGCGGGGTCTGGCTCACCAGGACGGTGACGAGCGGGCGGGAAGCCGTGCGCCACCGGGAAGGAGCGCGCTCGTGA
- the crcB gene encoding fluoride efflux transporter CrcB encodes MTVAIVFAGAMIGAPLRYLTDRAVQSRHDSLFPWGTFSVNLIGCLLLGGLAGAGLAVPAPLSALLGTGFCGALTTYSTFSYETLRLVERKAYFYAAMNVVTTVVACLGAALLGYATVHALTG; translated from the coding sequence GTGACCGTCGCGATCGTCTTCGCGGGCGCGATGATCGGCGCCCCGCTGCGGTACCTCACCGACCGCGCCGTGCAGAGCCGCCACGACAGCCTGTTCCCGTGGGGGACCTTCAGCGTCAACCTGATCGGGTGCCTGCTCCTCGGCGGGCTGGCCGGTGCGGGCCTCGCGGTACCGGCACCGCTGTCCGCGTTGCTCGGCACCGGGTTCTGCGGCGCGCTCACCACGTACAGCACGTTCAGCTACGAGACGCTGCGGCTGGTGGAGCGGAAGGCCTACTTCTACGCCGCGATGAACGTCGTCACCACGGTCGTCGCGTGCCTCGGCGCCGCGCTGCTCGGGTACGCCACCGTCCACGCGCTCACCGGCTGA
- a CDS encoding LCP family protein, with amino-acid sequence MHREPNRPPARRRTRTAARVAVGLVSLLVLVGTGIASTMMTSLLTGLHTSDALDPGGPRSADGALNILLIGLDSRKDQDGNQLPKEILDQLHAGDGTEGGYNTNTLILIHLPAGGGRASAVSIPRDDYVTVKSIPGYTHAKIKEAYGLAKYYAEQGLAKQGVSGAELETKGREAGRKETLDTVRDFLDVPIDRFAEVNLAGFYDLATALGGVEVCLNHPVHDDYSGANFPAGRQTLNGSQALSFVRQRHGLDNGDLDRTHRQQAFLASVTHKLRDAGTFTDLGKLQDLIDTARKDVVVSAGWDILSFAQQARNLTGGNLEFSTLPVQGFEKVNGQEVNKVDVAQVRAAVRTAFGMTAPAPPSPSVRASSTIDVRNATGKNGLAATVAQALAPFGFRTGDLRNLASTTSSVAYGTGATDDASSAAKLLGGLPVSQDTHLPRGHVRITLGTGFALPAALGPHGADSPPGAPSSPPAPPPPPQGGTVDGGGVPCVD; translated from the coding sequence GTGCACCGCGAACCGAACAGGCCACCGGCGCGCCGCCGGACGAGGACGGCGGCCCGCGTCGCCGTCGGACTGGTGTCCCTGCTGGTGCTCGTCGGCACCGGGATCGCGTCGACGATGATGACGAGCCTGCTGACCGGCCTGCACACCTCGGACGCGCTGGACCCCGGCGGCCCGAGGTCGGCGGACGGCGCGCTGAACATCCTGCTGATCGGGCTCGACTCCCGGAAGGACCAGGACGGCAACCAGCTGCCGAAGGAGATCCTCGACCAGTTGCACGCCGGGGACGGCACCGAAGGCGGCTACAACACGAACACGCTGATCCTGATCCACCTCCCCGCCGGCGGCGGCAGGGCGAGCGCGGTGTCCATCCCGCGCGACGACTACGTCACGGTGAAGAGCATCCCCGGCTACACCCACGCCAAGATCAAAGAGGCCTACGGGCTGGCGAAGTACTACGCCGAACAAGGGCTCGCGAAACAGGGCGTCTCCGGCGCCGAACTCGAGACGAAGGGCCGCGAAGCGGGCCGGAAGGAAACGCTGGACACCGTCCGCGACTTCCTCGACGTGCCGATCGACCGGTTCGCCGAGGTCAACCTCGCCGGGTTCTACGACCTCGCGACGGCGCTCGGCGGCGTCGAGGTGTGCCTGAACCACCCCGTGCACGACGACTACTCCGGCGCGAACTTCCCCGCTGGCCGCCAGACGCTGAACGGCTCGCAGGCGTTGTCGTTCGTGCGGCAGCGGCACGGTCTCGACAACGGCGATCTCGACCGCACGCACCGGCAGCAGGCGTTCCTCGCCTCGGTCACGCACAAGCTGCGCGACGCGGGCACGTTCACCGATCTCGGCAAGCTGCAGGACCTCATCGACACCGCGCGCAAGGACGTCGTGGTGTCGGCGGGCTGGGACATCCTGTCCTTCGCCCAGCAGGCGCGGAACCTGACCGGCGGCAACCTCGAGTTCTCCACGCTGCCCGTCCAGGGCTTCGAGAAGGTCAACGGCCAGGAGGTCAACAAGGTCGACGTGGCGCAGGTGCGGGCCGCGGTGCGCACCGCGTTCGGCATGACCGCGCCCGCCCCGCCGTCCCCGTCGGTGCGGGCGTCCTCGACGATCGACGTGCGCAACGCGACCGGGAAGAACGGCCTCGCGGCAACCGTGGCGCAGGCGCTCGCGCCCTTCGGGTTCCGCACCGGCGACCTGCGCAACCTCGCCAGTACCACGTCTTCGGTCGCCTACGGGACCGGCGCGACAGACGACGCGTCCTCGGCCGCGAAACTGCTCGGCGGCCTCCCGGTCAGCCAGGACACGCACCTGCCCCGAGGCCACGTGCGGATCACGCTCGGCACCGGCTTCGCGCTCCCCGCCGCGCTCGGACCGCACGGCGCGGACAGCCCGCCCGGCGCACCCTCGAGCCCACCCGCACCGCCGCCACCGCCGCAGGGCGGCACCGTCGACGGCGGCGGTGTCCCCTGCGTCGACTGA